The following nucleotide sequence is from Saccharothrix texasensis.
GGGCATCGCGGCCGACATGGGCGTGCCGCTGTCGATGCTGCCGGAGATCCGGTCCTCGTCCGAGGAGTACGGCAAGGTCCGGGCCCGCGGCGCGCTGGCCGGCGTGCCGATCGCGGGCATCCTCGGCGACCAGCAGGCCGCGACGTTCGGGCAGGCGTGCCTGTCGCCGGGCGAGGCCAAGAACACCTACGGCACCGGCAACTTCGTGCTGCTCAACACCGGCACGGACAAGGTGATGAGCGAGAACGGCCTGCTCACCACGGTCTGCTACAAGATCGGCTCGCAGGCCCCGGTGTACGCGCTCGAAGGTTCGATCGCGGTCACGGGCTCGCTCGTGCAGTGGCTGCGCGACAACCTCGGGATGATCTCGTCGGCCGCCGAGATCGAGGAGCACGCCCGGACCGTGGAGGACAACGGCGGCGCGTACTTCGTGCCCGCGTTCTCGGGCCTGTTCGCGCCCTACTGGCGGTCGGACGCGCGTGGCGCGATCGTCGGCCTGACCCGGTTCGTGAACAAGGGCCACCTGGCCCGCGCGGTGCTGGAGGCGACGGCGTTCCAGACCCGTGAGGTGATCGACGCGATGAACGCCGACTCGGGCGTGCCGCTGAAGTCGTTGAAGGTCGACGGCGGCATGGTCGTGAACGAGCTGCTGATGCAGTTCCAGGCGGACGTCCTGGGTGTGCCGGTGATCCGGCCGGTGGTCAACGAGACCACCGCGCTCGGCGCCGCCTACGCGGCGGGCCTGGCGGTCGGGTTCTGGGCGTCGGAGGACGACATCCGGCAGAACTGGGCGCAGGACAAGCAGTGGGACCCGGCCATGGACGACGACACCCGCGCGGCCACTTACGCGCAGTGGAAGAAGGCCGTGACCAGGACCTTCGACTGGGTCGAGTGATCCTCGGGGCGCCGCTCCGCCCTGGGCGGCGCCCCTCCGGCTCAGTCCAGGTCGTCGTGGCGCATGAGCTGGCGGCCGGCCTCGGTGATCGACCCGGTGAGCGACGGGTACACCGAGAACGTGGTGGCCAGGTCGTCCACCGTGAGCTGGTTCTGCACGGCCAGCGTGATCGACAGGATCAGCTCGCTGGCGTTGGGCGCGACGACGACGCCGCCGATGACCACACCGGTCGCGGGGCGGCAGAAGAGCTTCACGAAACCGCGGCGCAGGCCTTCCATCTTGGCCCGCGGGTTGGTGGCCAGCGGCAGCATGATCGTGCGCGCGGGCACCTCGCCGGAGTCGATCGCCTGCTGGCTGATGCCGACGGACGCGATCTCGGGGTTGGTGAACACGTTCGCCGCGACCGTCTTGAGCCTGATCGGGCTCACGCCCTGGCCCAGCGCGTGCCACATGGCGATGCGGCCCTGCATGGCGGCGACGGACGCGAGCAGCAGCAGGCCCGTGCAGTCGCCCGCCGCGTAGACGCCGGCGACGTTCGTCCGCGACACCCGGTCGACCGGGATGTACCCGCCGCGGCCCAGCTCGATGCCGATCTTGTCCAGGCCGATGTCGGTGGTGTTCGGGACGGAGCCGACCGTCATCAACGCATGACTCGCCTCGATCGTGCGACCGTCTTCCAGGTGAATCAGGACGCCGTCGCCGACGTTCTCGACCCGGTCCGCGCGGGCGTGCTTGACCACCGCCGTGCCGCGTTCGGCGAACACGTCCTCCAGCACCACGGCCGCGTCGGCGTCCTCGTGCGGAAGCACCCGGTCGCGGCTGGAGACCATGGTCACCTTCACACCGAGTTCCGTGTACGCGGAGGCGAACTCCACGCCGGTGACACCCGACCCGATGACGGCCAGGTGCTCCGGCAACTCCGGGAGCTCGTAGATCTGCCGCCACGTCAGGATCCGCTTGCCGTCGGGCTCGGCGCCGGGCAGCACCCGCGGGGTCGCGCCCGTCGCGATCAGCACCACGTCGGCCGGCAGGACCTCCTTCGTGCCGTCCTCGGCGATGGCCACGACCTCGTGCTGGGCGAGCCCGCGGGCGTTGTCGCAGAACTTGCCGACGCCGTTGACGATCCGCACGCCCTCGCGCTGCAGGCGGGCCCGGACGTCGGCGGACTGGGCGAGCGCAAGGCCCTTCAC
It contains:
- a CDS encoding NAD(P)H-quinone dehydrogenase, with product MTRIVIMGGGPAGYEAALVAAQHGADVTIVEREGVGGACVLYDCVPSKTFIASAGGRSAFRNAGELGIRTNNAEAAVELPVVHGRVKGLALAQSADVRARLQREGVRIVNGVGKFCDNARGLAQHEVVAIAEDGTKEVLPADVVLIATGATPRVLPGAEPDGKRILTWRQIYELPELPEHLAVIGSGVTGVEFASAYTELGVKVTMVSSRDRVLPHEDADAAVVLEDVFAERGTAVVKHARADRVENVGDGVLIHLEDGRTIEASHALMTVGSVPNTTDIGLDKIGIELGRGGYIPVDRVSRTNVAGVYAAGDCTGLLLLASVAAMQGRIAMWHALGQGVSPIRLKTVAANVFTNPEIASVGISQQAIDSGEVPARTIMLPLATNPRAKMEGLRRGFVKLFCRPATGVVIGGVVVAPNASELILSITLAVQNQLTVDDLATTFSVYPSLTGSITEAGRQLMRHDDLD
- the glpK gene encoding glycerol kinase GlpK; the encoded protein is MTKYVAAIDQGTTSTRCMIFDHSGRVVAVDQKEHEQIFPKAGWVEHDANEIWTNVRQVAAGALAKADLTTADIAAVGITNQRETALVWDRTTGQPVYNAIVWQDTRTDKICQDLAALGQKDGQSGQERYRDKTGLPLATYFSGPKIRWVLDNVEGAREKAEAGDLLFGNMDTWVLWNMTGGVDGGVHVTDPTNASRTLLMDLDTLSWDEGIAADMGVPLSMLPEIRSSSEEYGKVRARGALAGVPIAGILGDQQAATFGQACLSPGEAKNTYGTGNFVLLNTGTDKVMSENGLLTTVCYKIGSQAPVYALEGSIAVTGSLVQWLRDNLGMISSAAEIEEHARTVEDNGGAYFVPAFSGLFAPYWRSDARGAIVGLTRFVNKGHLARAVLEATAFQTREVIDAMNADSGVPLKSLKVDGGMVVNELLMQFQADVLGVPVIRPVVNETTALGAAYAAGLAVGFWASEDDIRQNWAQDKQWDPAMDDDTRAATYAQWKKAVTRTFDWVE